The Actinocatenispora sera genome has a window encoding:
- a CDS encoding FHA domain-containing protein, with the protein MSEGLQRHPELDDGLRPLDATTRLERTTLPGEAMATADTDRPPAGTALLVTVRGPGLGNRYPVDGPTVTIGRHPESDIRLEDVTVSRRHAQLRVVDGSYTVADLGSLNGTYVNQERIESIALEDGDEIQIGKFRLMLRVGH; encoded by the coding sequence ATGAGTGAAGGCCTGCAACGGCACCCGGAGCTGGACGACGGGCTACGGCCGCTGGATGCGACGACCCGGCTGGAGCGCACCACGTTGCCGGGCGAGGCCATGGCGACGGCGGACACCGACCGACCGCCGGCCGGTACCGCGCTGCTGGTCACGGTGCGCGGGCCGGGCCTCGGAAACCGGTACCCGGTGGACGGCCCGACGGTGACGATCGGCCGGCATCCCGAGTCCGACATCCGGTTGGAGGACGTGACGGTGTCGCGGCGGCACGCCCAGCTGCGCGTCGTGGACGGTTCGTACACGGTCGCCGACCTCGGCAGCCTCAACGGGACGTACGTGAACCAGGAACGGATCGAGTCGATCGCGCTGGAGGACGGCGACGAGATCCAGATCGGCAAGTTCCGGCTGATGCTGCGCGTCGGTCACTGA
- a CDS encoding response regulator transcription factor, with amino-acid sequence MSEPERLAAERILVVEDERDIRELLARSLGFSGFEIATADTGAEAVRAAARFRPNLIVLDVMLPDTDGFDVLKQLGTAGQRPAVVFLTARGETEDKLRGLAMGDDYLTKPFSLDELVARIRAVLRRASPDAPATSRLVVADLELDEDSHEVWRDGTAVHLSATEFRLLHYLMVNAGRVVSKAQIRNHVWQYDYSGETNVVELYVSYVRRKVDTVQPKLIHTLRGIGYVLRAPRG; translated from the coding sequence GTGAGCGAACCGGAGCGGCTGGCGGCCGAACGCATCCTGGTCGTCGAGGACGAACGCGACATCCGCGAGCTGCTCGCCCGCAGCCTCGGTTTCTCCGGATTCGAGATCGCGACCGCGGACACCGGCGCCGAGGCGGTCCGCGCGGCGGCGCGGTTCCGGCCGAACCTGATCGTGCTGGACGTGATGCTGCCCGACACGGACGGCTTCGACGTGCTCAAGCAACTCGGTACGGCGGGGCAGCGGCCGGCGGTGGTGTTCCTGACCGCCCGCGGCGAGACCGAGGACAAGCTGCGCGGCCTGGCGATGGGCGACGACTACCTGACCAAGCCGTTCAGCCTGGACGAGCTGGTCGCTCGGATCCGGGCGGTGCTGCGCCGGGCGTCGCCGGACGCGCCGGCCACCTCCCGGCTGGTCGTCGCCGACCTGGAACTGGACGAGGACAGCCACGAGGTGTGGCGCGACGGCACGGCGGTGCACCTGTCCGCCACCGAGTTCCGGCTGCTGCACTACCTGATGGTCAACGCCGGCCGGGTCGTGTCCAAGGCGCAGATCCGCAACCACGTCTGGCAGTACGACTACAGCGGCGAGACCAACGTCGTCGAGCTGTACGTGTCGTACGTGCGGCGCAAGGTGGACACCGTGCAGCCGAAGCTGATCCACACCCTGCGCGGCATCGGGTACGTGCTGCGGGCGCCCCGCGGGTGA
- a CDS encoding HAMP domain-containing sensor histidine kinase, giving the protein MPLWFRLVCGVLVLVAIALGVTGYAGTTLLRRHLVAKTGDELRLAAPRAERALVADGRGVSPSEHGVPSAFGAYLIGPDGRVLEHSDPALTDERPELPDLTGARPVPLLRPFSVHGTGRSRWLLLVRPVQQPAGGHVVVAESLAEVDATVRQLALINLSAGLAVLAALAVACFWLVRLSLHPVRSIQTTAQRIAAGELSVRVPDHGNRTEVGRLATAVNGMLARIATALADRAASEAAARRSEAQMRRFAADASHELRTPITTIRGYAELYRQQRDQMPAEEADRIVGRIEDQARRMGGLVDDLLLLAHLDQRRPLATDPVDLTSLAADIVLDTDTLNPDHPVELVALGPDGRAGTGTEEPGPIEVIGDAERLRQVVANLVGNAVKHTPAGTSIRVGVGRGSGAEAGTAVLSVADDGPGMAPELADRAFERFFRAEPARAASGGGAGLGLAIVGAIVEAHRGTVTLDTAPGQGVEIRLTLPIRPPPTR; this is encoded by the coding sequence GTGCCGTTGTGGTTTCGGCTGGTGTGCGGCGTGCTGGTGCTGGTCGCGATCGCGCTCGGGGTCACCGGGTACGCCGGGACCACGTTGCTGCGCCGGCACCTCGTCGCGAAGACCGGCGACGAGCTGCGGCTCGCCGCGCCGCGGGCGGAGCGGGCGCTGGTCGCCGACGGTCGCGGCGTCTCGCCGTCCGAGCACGGCGTGCCGTCGGCGTTCGGTGCCTACCTGATCGGGCCGGACGGCCGGGTGCTGGAGCACAGCGACCCGGCGCTCACCGACGAGCGGCCGGAGCTGCCGGACCTGACCGGCGCTCGCCCGGTGCCGTTGCTGCGGCCGTTCTCGGTGCACGGCACCGGCCGGTCCCGGTGGTTGCTGCTGGTTCGCCCGGTGCAGCAACCGGCGGGCGGGCACGTCGTCGTGGCGGAGAGCCTGGCCGAGGTCGACGCGACGGTCCGGCAGCTGGCGTTGATCAACCTGAGTGCCGGCCTGGCCGTACTGGCGGCGCTCGCGGTGGCCTGCTTCTGGCTGGTGCGGCTGAGCCTGCACCCGGTGCGGTCCATCCAGACCACCGCGCAGCGCATCGCCGCCGGTGAGCTGTCGGTGCGGGTACCCGATCACGGCAACCGGACCGAGGTGGGCCGGCTCGCGACCGCGGTGAACGGGATGCTGGCCCGGATCGCGACGGCGCTGGCCGACCGGGCCGCGTCCGAGGCCGCGGCGCGCCGGTCCGAGGCGCAGATGCGCCGGTTCGCCGCGGACGCCTCGCACGAGCTGCGCACGCCGATCACCACGATCCGCGGCTACGCCGAGCTGTACCGGCAGCAGCGCGACCAGATGCCCGCCGAGGAGGCGGACCGGATCGTCGGTCGGATCGAGGACCAGGCCCGCCGGATGGGTGGCCTGGTCGACGACCTGCTGCTGCTCGCGCACCTGGACCAGCGGCGACCGCTCGCCACCGACCCGGTCGACCTGACCAGCCTCGCCGCCGACATCGTGCTGGACACGGACACGCTCAACCCGGACCATCCGGTCGAACTCGTCGCGCTGGGCCCCGACGGCCGGGCCGGTACGGGGACCGAGGAGCCCGGGCCGATCGAGGTGATCGGCGACGCGGAGCGGCTCCGCCAGGTGGTCGCGAACCTGGTCGGCAACGCGGTCAAGCACACCCCGGCGGGTACCTCGATCCGGGTCGGGGTGGGCCGCGGCAGCGGTGCCGAGGCCGGTACCGCGGTGCTGTCGGTGGCCGACGACGGGCCGGGGATGGCGCCGGAGCTGGCCGACCGCGCGTTCGAACGGTTCTTCCGGGCCGAGCCGGCGCGGGCCGCGTCCGGTGGCGGCGCCGGCCTCGGCCTCGCCATCGTCGGCGCCATCGTCGAGGCGCACCGCGGCACCGTCACCCTGGACACCGCTCCCGGCCAGGGGGTCGAGATCCGCCTGACCCTCCCGATCCGCCCGCCACCAACCCGTTGA
- a CDS encoding response regulator, translating into MIVDDQAMVRQGFGALLAAQPDLVVVGDAADGAEAVRKVRELDPDVVLMDVRMPELDGLEATRRILSGAAPGAHVPRILMLTTFDLDDYVYEALRAGASGFLLKDAPAADLIQAVRVIAGGDALLAPSVTRRLIADFAARPRGDRPTPAALNALTPRETDVLRLIARGQSNTEIAESLVVAEQTVKTHVGRILAKLDLRDRAQAIVFAYESGLVSPGQ; encoded by the coding sequence ATGATCGTCGACGACCAGGCGATGGTGCGGCAGGGCTTCGGCGCCCTGCTCGCCGCGCAGCCGGACCTGGTCGTGGTCGGCGACGCGGCCGACGGCGCCGAGGCGGTCCGCAAGGTCCGCGAGCTCGACCCGGACGTGGTGCTGATGGACGTCCGGATGCCGGAGCTGGACGGGCTGGAGGCGACCCGCCGGATCCTGTCCGGCGCGGCGCCCGGTGCGCACGTCCCGCGCATCCTGATGCTCACCACGTTCGACCTCGACGACTACGTGTACGAGGCGCTGCGTGCCGGTGCGTCCGGCTTCCTGCTCAAGGACGCCCCCGCCGCCGACCTGATCCAGGCGGTACGGGTGATCGCCGGTGGGGACGCGCTGCTCGCCCCGTCCGTGACGCGCCGGTTGATCGCCGACTTCGCCGCCCGGCCGCGCGGCGACCGGCCCACTCCCGCCGCGCTCAACGCGCTCACCCCGCGGGAGACCGACGTGCTGCGGCTGATCGCGCGCGGCCAGTCGAACACCGAGATCGCCGAGTCGCTGGTGGTCGCCGAGCAGACGGTCAAGACGCACGTCGGCCGGATCCTCGCCAAGCTCGACCTGCGCGACCGCGCCCAGGCCATCGTCTTCGCCTACGAGTCGGGCCTGGTCTCCCCCGGCCAGTGA
- a CDS encoding sensor histidine kinase, protein MVVATPLIGLVTMLIGSDRVPGQRRPRAWPLLVGAVLTVLFSLLTINEVRQEFGASSPLAPVVGLLLALPIVLLVRWPLLAWRLSVVTILAMLPIWHGQAWPAQPFQIILYLATIVAVGLRHSRVVLGWIWAVTMVLVWLLLYPINADNAIAATVIGTLLVLAVGAIGSLVAARRQLAVETRRTEAEQQRSAVLIERARIARELHDVVAHHMSLIAVQAETAPYRLTGLPGTAGDEFASIGTAARQALVEMRRMLGVLRAEQPAERSPQPGLAELPALLDQVRRAGAEVDLRTDGTPRPVPVAVDVSGYRIVQEALSNARRHAPGAPVTVRLEYRSEAVSIEVVNAAPDSPPAAGEPGHGLVGMRERATMLGGTLSAAATPDGGFRVAAVLPCDPGHGDA, encoded by the coding sequence ATGGTCGTCGCGACGCCGCTGATCGGGCTCGTCACGATGCTGATCGGCAGCGACCGGGTACCCGGCCAGCGGCGACCGCGGGCCTGGCCGCTGCTGGTCGGTGCCGTGCTCACCGTGCTGTTCTCGCTGTTGACGATCAACGAGGTACGGCAGGAGTTCGGCGCCTCCTCGCCGCTGGCGCCGGTGGTCGGGCTGCTGCTGGCGCTGCCGATCGTGCTGCTGGTGCGCTGGCCGCTGCTGGCCTGGCGGCTGTCCGTCGTGACCATCCTGGCGATGCTGCCGATCTGGCACGGCCAGGCGTGGCCGGCGCAGCCGTTCCAGATCATCCTGTACCTCGCCACGATCGTCGCCGTCGGGCTGCGCCACAGCCGGGTCGTGCTCGGCTGGATCTGGGCCGTCACGATGGTGCTGGTCTGGCTGCTGCTCTACCCGATCAACGCGGACAACGCGATCGCCGCCACGGTGATCGGCACCCTGCTGGTACTCGCGGTCGGTGCGATCGGCAGTCTCGTCGCGGCGCGCCGGCAACTGGCCGTGGAGACCCGGCGTACCGAGGCCGAGCAGCAGCGCAGCGCGGTCCTCATCGAGCGGGCCCGGATCGCCCGCGAACTGCACGACGTGGTCGCGCACCACATGTCGCTGATCGCGGTGCAGGCCGAGACCGCCCCGTACCGGCTGACCGGGCTGCCCGGCACGGCGGGCGACGAGTTCGCCTCGATCGGTACCGCGGCCCGGCAGGCGCTGGTGGAGATGCGCCGGATGCTCGGCGTGCTGCGCGCCGAACAGCCGGCCGAACGCTCCCCGCAGCCTGGTCTGGCGGAGCTGCCGGCACTGCTCGACCAGGTACGCCGGGCCGGCGCCGAGGTCGACCTGCGCACCGACGGGACGCCGCGGCCGGTGCCGGTCGCCGTCGACGTCTCCGGGTACCGGATCGTGCAGGAGGCGCTGTCCAACGCGCGGCGGCACGCACCGGGCGCCCCGGTGACGGTACGGCTGGAGTACCGGTCGGAGGCGGTGTCGATCGAGGTCGTCAACGCCGCGCCGGACAGCCCGCCGGCCGCCGGCGAGCCGGGCCACGGACTGGTCGGCATGCGGGAGCGAGCCACGATGCTCGGCGGCACCCTGTCCGCCGCTGCCACCCCGGACGGCGGCTTCCGGGTCGCCGCGGTACTGCCCTGCGACCCGGGCCACGGCGACGCGTAG
- a CDS encoding carbon-nitrogen hydrolase family protein, with protein MVCVAVGQFSAGTDKQANLTALAALTEQAAAAGAGLVAFPEYSMYATRALDAGILDSAEPVDGPFATKVAELAARYRIRVLYGMNETLPGERRVSNTLLAFGPDGDLLASYRKVHLFDAFGYAESDWVAPGDPDQLCTFDADGLRFGAMTCYDLRFPELARRLADAGVQALVVPAQWATGPQKEDHWRLLARARAVENTVYLLAADQCAPTGAGNSVVVDPMGVPVAGVAEAAGIAVTVLEPERVAAVRRRLPSLQHRRFRVEPGDPAPLPDAGGDA; from the coding sequence ATGGTGTGCGTTGCGGTCGGCCAGTTCTCCGCCGGTACCGACAAACAGGCGAACCTCACCGCGCTCGCCGCGCTGACCGAGCAGGCCGCCGCGGCCGGGGCGGGGCTGGTCGCGTTCCCGGAGTACTCGATGTACGCGACGCGGGCGCTCGACGCCGGCATCCTCGACTCGGCGGAACCGGTCGACGGCCCGTTCGCGACGAAGGTCGCCGAGCTCGCCGCGCGGTACCGGATCCGGGTGCTGTACGGGATGAACGAGACGCTGCCGGGCGAGCGCCGGGTGTCCAACACGTTGCTCGCGTTCGGGCCGGACGGCGATCTGCTCGCCAGCTACCGCAAGGTGCACCTGTTCGACGCGTTCGGCTACGCCGAATCCGACTGGGTGGCGCCCGGCGACCCGGACCAGCTGTGCACGTTCGACGCCGACGGGCTCCGGTTCGGCGCGATGACCTGCTACGACCTGCGGTTCCCGGAACTCGCCCGGCGACTGGCCGACGCCGGCGTGCAGGCGCTGGTGGTACCGGCGCAGTGGGCGACCGGCCCGCAGAAGGAGGACCACTGGCGGCTGCTGGCCCGGGCGCGCGCGGTGGAGAACACCGTCTACCTGCTCGCCGCCGACCAGTGCGCCCCGACCGGCGCCGGCAACAGCGTCGTCGTCGACCCGATGGGGGTACCGGTGGCGGGTGTCGCCGAGGCCGCCGGCATCGCCGTCACGGTCCTCGAGCCCGAGCGGGTCGCCGCGGTACGGCGCCGGCTGCCGTCGCTGCAGCATCGCCGCTTCCGGGTCGAGCCCGGCGATCCCGCCCCGCTCCCCGACGCCGGCGGCGATGCCTGA
- a CDS encoding NAD-dependent epimerase/dehydratase family protein — MRILVLGGTAFVGRAIVTAVLAAGHDVTIFSRGRTGTDLFPEVTRLVGDRDADDYGALAGAEWDAVVDTSGYHPRHVGRAMDALGDRIGRYLFVSSHAVYTSDGVRAGNDESTPRRPAERSGTEELTNETYGPLKVACEDDVVARYGERATIVRPGKVAGPYDNQGTFTYWVRRAARGGAVALPADPAQPVQVIDVRDLATLAVRLIEAHRPGAFNAVGPDEPTTLGGLIHTCAAAAGTEVRIVRVPDEHATRMFPLVRPFWPGQQRSFAAARAAGLPATPLATTAVDTRAADRELGEPPLSWDHGFDPATEAALIERYG; from the coding sequence GTGCGCATTCTCGTGTTGGGCGGTACCGCGTTCGTCGGCCGGGCGATCGTGACCGCGGTCCTGGCGGCCGGCCACGACGTGACGATCTTCTCCCGCGGTCGCACCGGTACCGACCTGTTTCCCGAGGTCACCCGGCTGGTCGGTGATCGCGATGCGGACGATTACGGCGCGCTGGCCGGCGCCGAGTGGGACGCCGTGGTGGACACGTCCGGGTACCACCCGCGCCACGTCGGCCGGGCCATGGACGCCCTCGGTGACCGGATCGGCCGGTACCTGTTCGTGTCCAGCCACGCCGTCTACACCTCGGACGGGGTGCGAGCCGGCAACGACGAGAGCACGCCGCGCCGGCCGGCCGAACGCAGCGGCACCGAGGAACTGACCAACGAGACGTACGGGCCGCTCAAGGTGGCCTGCGAGGACGACGTGGTGGCCCGGTACGGCGAGCGCGCCACGATCGTGCGCCCCGGCAAGGTGGCCGGCCCGTACGACAACCAGGGCACGTTCACCTACTGGGTGCGCCGCGCCGCCCGCGGCGGTGCGGTCGCGCTGCCGGCGGACCCGGCGCAGCCGGTGCAGGTGATCGACGTCCGCGACCTGGCGACGCTGGCGGTGCGGCTGATCGAGGCGCACCGGCCGGGTGCGTTCAACGCGGTCGGCCCGGACGAGCCGACCACGCTCGGCGGGCTGATCCACACCTGCGCCGCCGCGGCCGGCACCGAGGTGCGGATCGTACGGGTGCCGGACGAGCACGCGACCCGGATGTTTCCGCTGGTCAGGCCGTTCTGGCCGGGGCAGCAGCGCAGCTTCGCGGCGGCCCGGGCGGCGGGCCTGCCGGCCACCCCGCTGGCCACCACCGCGGTCGACACCCGCGCCGCCGACCGCGAACTCGGCGAGCCGCCGCTGTCCTGGGACCACGGCTTCGACCCGGCCACCGAGGCCGCGTTGATCGAGCGGTACGGCTGA
- a CDS encoding alpha-ketoglutarate-dependent dioxygenase AlkB family protein, which translates to MTLPLFGMGRREVGPGAVHLPGWLDADRQRRLADACLRWAAGPVPARHTLLPGGHRMSARTVCLGWHWQPYRYSRTADDVNGEPVAPLPDWLAEWGRAALAESYRQPSDDYRPDTALINFYDADARMGMHQDSDEKAREPVVSFSLGDSCLFRFGNTENRSRPYTDLTLASGDVFVFGGESRLAYHGVVRVEPGSSPDPALPAGRINITLRATGLG; encoded by the coding sequence GTGACGTTGCCGCTGTTCGGGATGGGCCGGCGCGAGGTCGGGCCGGGCGCCGTGCACCTGCCGGGCTGGCTGGACGCCGACCGGCAGCGCCGGCTCGCCGACGCGTGCCTGCGGTGGGCGGCCGGGCCTGTACCGGCGCGGCACACGCTGCTGCCCGGCGGGCACCGGATGTCGGCCCGCACCGTCTGCCTCGGCTGGCACTGGCAGCCCTACCGGTACAGCCGGACCGCCGACGACGTGAACGGCGAACCGGTGGCGCCGCTGCCGGACTGGCTCGCCGAGTGGGGCCGCGCCGCGCTGGCCGAGTCGTACCGGCAGCCGAGCGACGACTACCGGCCGGACACCGCGCTGATCAACTTCTACGACGCGGACGCCCGGATGGGCATGCACCAGGACTCCGACGAGAAGGCACGGGAGCCGGTGGTGTCGTTCAGCCTCGGCGACAGCTGCCTGTTCCGGTTCGGCAACACCGAGAACCGGTCCCGGCCGTACACCGACCTGACGCTGGCATCCGGCGACGTGTTCGTGTTCGGCGGCGAATCGCGGCTCGCGTACCACGGGGTGGTGCGGGTCGAGCCGGGCAGCTCGCCGGATCCGGCGCTGCCGGCCGGCCGGATCAACATCACCCTGCGCGCCACCGGGCTCGGCTGA
- a CDS encoding 2OG-Fe(II) oxygenase, with product MTADRYARRVAAADWDAVAGELDEYGCAPLPQLLTPTECGRLAALFDRPEHFRATIDMARHRFGSGRYRYFAAPFPEPVDALRHSLYQRLLPIARDWYARLGRDAEWPDTLDEWLAICHDAGQQRPTPILLRYDAGDWNALHRDLYGDKVFPLQVVINLNDPGVDHTGGEFLLVEQRPRAQSRGTATLIEQGHGLVFTTRDRPVASARGWSAAPVRHGVSAVRSGRRHTLGLVFHDAA from the coding sequence ATGACCGCCGATCGGTACGCCCGGCGGGTGGCCGCCGCCGACTGGGACGCGGTGGCCGGCGAGCTCGACGAGTACGGGTGTGCACCGCTGCCGCAGCTGCTCACGCCGACGGAGTGCGGCCGGCTCGCCGCACTGTTCGACCGGCCGGAGCACTTCCGCGCAACCATCGACATGGCCCGGCACCGGTTCGGCTCGGGCCGCTACCGGTACTTCGCGGCGCCGTTCCCCGAGCCGGTCGATGCGCTGCGGCACTCGCTGTACCAGCGGCTTCTGCCCATCGCGCGGGACTGGTATGCCCGGCTCGGCCGGGACGCGGAGTGGCCGGACACCCTCGACGAGTGGCTCGCGATCTGCCACGACGCCGGGCAGCAGCGCCCGACCCCGATCCTGCTGCGCTACGACGCCGGCGACTGGAACGCGCTGCACCGAGACCTGTACGGCGACAAGGTTTTCCCGCTGCAGGTGGTGATCAACCTGAACGACCCCGGGGTGGACCACACCGGAGGCGAGTTCCTGCTCGTCGAGCAGCGACCGCGGGCCCAGTCCCGGGGTACCGCCACGCTGATCGAGCAGGGCCACGGGCTGGTCTTCACCACCCGGGACCGGCCGGTCGCATCGGCCCGCGGCTGGTCGGCCGCGCCGGTACGGCACGGCGTGTCCGCGGTCCGTTCCGGCCGGCGGCACACCCTCGGCCTGGTGTTCCACGACGCCGCCTGA
- a CDS encoding DUF389 domain-containing protein: MLHIRVIAPPRLTEQVSDLCGASIAVTNLVVLPGAAREPAGDLIQFDMAREAADAMLQRLRELGVDQSGSIAVETIDVSISVGATVAEESAPGYDDDAVLWDELDARTAADARLSWAFLAFLALATQIAAIGALLDQPILIVGAMVLGPEFGAVAAICFGLVRADLQRIAVAVRTLVVGFLVAIAITTACATASRWLGWIGPADLSHRPNTDFIVHPDKWSFIVAVLAGIAGILSITASKSSALVGVFISVTTVPAAGNIAVAIPLAHWVEVRESAVQLGVNLAGMLIAGTATLATQRFLSLRYGIQLPVPARTAARRTPHRPAAPGRPAGQANRKRRRKRR, from the coding sequence ATGTTGCACATCCGGGTGATCGCACCACCGCGGCTGACCGAGCAGGTCAGCGACCTGTGCGGGGCCAGCATCGCGGTGACCAACCTGGTCGTCCTGCCCGGCGCCGCGCGCGAACCGGCCGGTGACCTGATCCAGTTCGACATGGCCCGGGAGGCCGCCGACGCGATGCTCCAGCGGCTGCGCGAGCTCGGCGTGGACCAGTCGGGATCGATCGCCGTGGAGACCATCGACGTGTCCATCTCGGTCGGCGCGACCGTCGCGGAGGAATCCGCCCCCGGGTACGACGACGACGCGGTGCTGTGGGACGAACTCGACGCCCGCACCGCCGCCGACGCGCGGCTGAGCTGGGCGTTCCTCGCGTTCCTGGCGCTCGCTACCCAGATCGCCGCGATCGGCGCACTGCTCGACCAGCCGATCCTGATCGTCGGCGCGATGGTGTTGGGCCCCGAGTTCGGCGCGGTCGCAGCGATCTGCTTCGGCCTGGTCCGTGCCGACCTGCAGCGGATCGCGGTGGCCGTCCGCACCCTGGTGGTCGGCTTCCTGGTGGCGATCGCGATCACCACCGCCTGCGCGACGGCCAGCCGGTGGCTCGGCTGGATCGGGCCGGCCGACCTGTCGCACCGGCCGAACACCGACTTCATCGTGCATCCGGACAAGTGGTCGTTCATCGTCGCGGTCCTCGCCGGCATCGCCGGCATCCTGTCCATCACCGCGTCGAAGTCGTCGGCGCTGGTCGGCGTGTTCATCTCGGTCACCACGGTGCCGGCCGCCGGCAACATCGCGGTGGCGATCCCCCTGGCCCACTGGGTCGAGGTGCGCGAGTCCGCGGTCCAGCTCGGGGTCAACCTCGCTGGCATGCTCATCGCCGGTACCGCAACGCTTGCCACCCAACGGTTCCTGTCCCTGCGGTACGGCATCCAGCTACCGGTGCCCGCGCGCACCGCGGCGCGGCGCACCCCGCACCGGCCGGCCGCGCCCGGCCGCCCCGCCGGCCAGGCCAACCGGAAACGCCGCCGCAAGCGCCGCTGA
- a CDS encoding nitronate monooxygenase — protein sequence MGLRQLPGPVVQAPMAGGATTPELVTAVGKAGGLGMLAAGYLPTAGLAEQIATVRDVGVPFGVNLFVPTPDTADPDAVDAYRRRLEPAAARLGTELGVPGWTDDEYEAKLDLLAAVGVPVVTFTFGLPTEQDVIALRRAGTEVGVTVNSPAEAVAADRVGADFVVAQGIEAGGHRGGWLGGEQFGLLSLIRLIRSTVDIKVIAAGGIADAVGVRAALAAGALAAYAGTAFLRCPEAGTPEPYRDALVAPEFAETRLTRAYTGRWARGLANRFMAEQERYAPEAYPQLHGLTRPLRAAATAAGDTDVMAMWAGQSHALATDEPAAKVLHALTP from the coding sequence ATGGGGCTGAGGCAACTGCCGGGACCGGTCGTGCAGGCACCGATGGCCGGCGGGGCGACCACGCCGGAGCTGGTCACCGCGGTCGGCAAGGCGGGTGGCCTGGGCATGCTCGCCGCCGGCTACCTGCCGACGGCCGGGCTGGCCGAGCAGATCGCCACGGTCCGCGACGTCGGTGTCCCGTTCGGGGTGAACCTGTTCGTCCCGACCCCGGACACGGCCGACCCGGACGCTGTCGATGCCTACCGGCGGCGGCTGGAGCCCGCCGCGGCCCGGCTGGGCACCGAGCTGGGTGTGCCGGGCTGGACCGACGACGAGTACGAGGCGAAGCTCGACCTGCTCGCCGCGGTCGGCGTGCCCGTGGTCACGTTCACCTTCGGCCTGCCGACCGAGCAGGACGTGATCGCGTTGCGCCGGGCCGGCACCGAGGTCGGGGTCACCGTGAACAGCCCGGCGGAGGCCGTCGCCGCCGATCGCGTCGGCGCGGATTTCGTTGTCGCGCAGGGCATCGAGGCCGGTGGGCATCGAGGTGGCTGGCTCGGCGGGGAGCAGTTCGGACTGCTCTCGCTGATCCGGCTGATTCGCTCCACTGTGGACATCAAGGTGATCGCGGCCGGCGGGATCGCCGACGCCGTAGGGGTTCGCGCCGCGCTGGCGGCCGGTGCACTCGCCGCCTACGCCGGTACCGCGTTCCTGCGCTGCCCGGAGGCCGGCACCCCGGAGCCGTACCGGGATGCGCTGGTGGCGCCGGAGTTCGCCGAGACGCGGCTGACCCGGGCTTACACCGGCCGGTGGGCACGCGGCCTGGCGAATCGCTTCATGGCCGAGCAGGAGCGGTACGCGCCGGAGGCGTACCCGCAGCTGCACGGGCTGACCCGACCGCTGCGCGCGGCGGCAACCGCGGCCGGCGACACCGACGTGATGGCGATGTGGGCCGGTCAGTCCCACGCGCTGGCGACCGACGAACCCGCCGCCAAGGTGCTGCACGCCCTCACTCCCTGA
- a CDS encoding TetR/AcrR family transcriptional regulator C-terminal domain-containing protein, which translates to MDADTIVRAALALLKEEGLAGVTFRKLSASLEVKAPAIYWRFRDKRELLDAVADALLRETLGEPRPMPAGSDWRRWYVELLHRLRRAMLAYPDGARVVAGARPPHTPTLACIPEYGLRAIEASGRPLPEAAAIVYTALHYTFGHVIEEQDSADAEPTTGFARRYPTVARAMTEAGRLSLTPDAIFAAGLALIFEDR; encoded by the coding sequence ATGGACGCGGACACCATCGTCAGGGCGGCCCTGGCACTGCTGAAGGAGGAAGGGCTGGCGGGGGTCACCTTTCGCAAGCTCAGCGCGAGCCTCGAGGTCAAGGCCCCCGCCATCTACTGGCGCTTCCGCGACAAGCGGGAGCTGCTCGACGCCGTGGCCGACGCGCTGCTGCGGGAGACACTCGGTGAGCCACGGCCGATGCCGGCGGGCAGCGACTGGCGGCGGTGGTACGTCGAGCTGCTCCATCGGCTGCGTCGTGCGATGCTCGCCTATCCCGACGGCGCCCGCGTCGTGGCCGGCGCCCGGCCGCCGCACACCCCGACCCTCGCCTGCATCCCCGAATACGGTCTGCGGGCGATCGAGGCGAGCGGCCGGCCGCTGCCGGAGGCGGCCGCGATCGTCTACACGGCACTGCACTACACGTTCGGCCACGTCATCGAGGAACAGGACTCGGCCGACGCCGAACCCACGACCGGATTCGCCCGGCGCTACCCCACCGTGGCCCGGGCGATGACCGAGGCCGGCCGACTCTCGCTCACCCCGGACGCCATCTTCGCCGCCGGCCTGGCGCTGATCTTCGAGGACCGCTGA